A region from the Pseudomonas sp. KU26590 genome encodes:
- a CDS encoding DHA2 family efflux MFS transporter permease subunit: MSQRQSTLIALLVAVTFFMENLDATVIATAMPEMARTFGVAAVDLNIGMSAYLLAIAAFIPLSGWLADRLGSRWVFGGAIVLFTVASMLCGISDSLETFVAARVLQGMSGAMMVPVGRLAVMRATEKKDLVRAISLITWPGLVAPILGPPLGGFIVTHASWPWIFYLNLPLGVLALIATLILIPKRNEVSTRPFDLKGFLLLGVACTALLYGMERLGQGHGSQWPGLGVTALGAVCGALAWRHMRRHPQPLMNVAVVHIRTFSVSLLGGSVFRIAISTLPFLLPLMFQLGFGLSAFDAGLLVLGVFAGNLAMKPFTSLIMQRWGFRQVLLVNGGIGVAAIAACALLDQAMGWPMILLILFIGGLSRSMQFTAFNTLGFADVPKAQMSDASTIFSMCFQLSMGLGVAIAALLLRGAMVLHGNDGHAVTADFQLTFIGVAVIAALALLDNRRVSAQAGAALLQPKA; this comes from the coding sequence ATGTCGCAACGCCAATCCACGCTGATCGCCTTGCTCGTGGCCGTCACGTTTTTCATGGAAAACCTCGACGCCACGGTGATCGCCACGGCCATGCCGGAAATGGCCCGGACCTTCGGCGTCGCGGCGGTAGACCTGAATATCGGCATGAGCGCCTACCTGCTGGCGATCGCCGCGTTCATTCCCCTCAGCGGCTGGCTGGCCGACCGACTCGGTTCGCGGTGGGTGTTCGGCGGCGCAATCGTGCTGTTCACGGTGGCTTCTATGTTGTGTGGCATCAGCGACAGCCTCGAGACGTTCGTCGCCGCCCGCGTCCTGCAAGGCATGAGCGGCGCCATGATGGTCCCGGTGGGGCGCCTTGCGGTCATGCGCGCCACCGAGAAGAAGGACCTGGTGCGGGCCATTTCGCTGATCACCTGGCCCGGGCTGGTGGCGCCCATTCTTGGGCCGCCGCTGGGCGGGTTCATCGTCACCCACGCGTCGTGGCCGTGGATTTTCTACCTCAACCTGCCCCTCGGCGTGCTGGCGCTGATCGCCACGCTGATCCTCATTCCCAAGCGCAATGAAGTCAGCACCCGGCCCTTCGACCTGAAAGGTTTCTTGCTGCTGGGCGTGGCTTGCACGGCGCTGTTGTACGGGATGGAACGGCTGGGGCAGGGCCATGGCAGTCAGTGGCCCGGCCTTGGGGTAACGGCGCTCGGCGCGGTCTGCGGCGCACTGGCCTGGCGACACATGCGCCGGCACCCGCAGCCGCTGATGAACGTCGCCGTGGTGCACATCCGCACCTTCAGCGTCAGCCTGCTGGGCGGTTCGGTGTTTCGCATCGCCATCAGCACATTGCCGTTCCTCTTGCCGCTGATGTTCCAGCTGGGCTTCGGCCTGTCCGCGTTCGACGCCGGGCTGCTGGTGCTGGGAGTGTTCGCGGGCAACCTGGCGATGAAGCCCTTTACCAGCTTGATCATGCAGCGCTGGGGCTTTCGTCAGGTGCTGCTGGTCAATGGTGGCATCGGCGTGGCGGCGATTGCGGCCTGCGCGCTGCTCGACCAGGCCATGGGCTGGCCGATGATCCTGCTGATCCTTTTCATCGGCGGGCTGTCGCGCTCGATGCAGTTCACCGCGTTCAACACGCTGGGTTTCGCCGACGTGCCCAAGGCGCAGATGAGCGATGCGTCGACGATATTCAGCATGTGCTTCCAGTTGAGCATGGGCTTGGGCGTCGCGATTGCCGCGTTGCTGTTGCGTGGCGCGATGGTCCTGCATGGCAACGACGGGCACGCGGTGACCGCAGATTTCCAGCTGACGTTTATTGGCGTCGCGGTGATCGCGGCGTTGGCGCTGCTGGATAACCGCCGGGTGTCGGCCCAGGCCGGCGCGGCGCTGCTGCAACCCAAAGCCTGA
- a CDS encoding TetR/AcrR family transcriptional regulator gives MKTVDDSLAEASADDVPEAPRKSRKHNPEKTREGILQAAVAEFVAQGLSGARVDAIAERTQTSKRMIYYYFNSKEQLYTEVLEKLYGDIRTTESSLDLAVLAPEEAIRRLVEFTFDHHDRNVDFVRIVCIENIHNGANVKQSPIIRELSRNVLQALDDTLRRGEQDGVFRPGVQAVDLHMLMSSFSFYRVSNRHTFSEIFQIDLEDEAVKARQKAMICEAVMRYLLP, from the coding sequence ATGAAAACCGTTGACGACAGCCTCGCCGAAGCGTCCGCAGATGACGTTCCTGAGGCGCCGCGCAAGTCCCGCAAGCACAATCCGGAAAAAACCCGCGAAGGCATCCTTCAGGCGGCCGTCGCCGAGTTCGTCGCCCAGGGGCTCTCCGGCGCCCGTGTCGATGCAATTGCCGAGCGCACGCAAACCTCCAAGCGGATGATCTATTACTACTTCAACAGCAAGGAGCAGCTGTACACCGAAGTACTGGAAAAGCTTTACGGCGACATTCGCACCACGGAAAGCAGCCTTGATCTCGCCGTGCTCGCGCCTGAGGAAGCGATCAGGCGCCTGGTGGAATTCACCTTCGATCACCACGACCGCAACGTCGACTTCGTGCGCATCGTCTGCATCGAAAACATCCACAACGGCGCCAACGTCAAACAGTCCCCGATCATCCGCGAGCTGAGCCGCAACGTCTTGCAGGCGCTGGACGACACTTTGCGGCGCGGCGAGCAGGACGGCGTGTTCCGTCCAGGCGTGCAGGCCGTTGACCTGCACATGCTGATGAGTTCGTTCAGTTTCTATCGCGTGTCGAACCGCCATACCTTTTCCGAGATTTTCCAGATCGACCTGGAGGACGAAGCGGTCAAGGCGCGGCAGAAGGCGATGATCTGCGAGGCGGTGATGCGTTACCTGCTGCCGTAA
- a CDS encoding MFS transporter gives MSEKIRSALAVGKTRWGMLALVFFATTLNYIDRAALGVMQPILAAQMSWTAMDYANINFWFQVGYAIGFLLQGRFIDRVGVKRAFFLAVLLWSVATGAHGLATSAAGFMVCRFILGLTEAANYPACVKVTRVWFPAGERAVATGIFNAGTNVGAMVTPALLPLILTVWGWQAAFICMGSLGLVWVITWRLTYFNPQEHPTARASELAYINSDAEPETQPEAEKVSLSRILKMRGTWAFALAYALTAPVFWFYLYWLPPFLNQQYHLGISVTQMGIPLMLIWLTADFGSIGGGILSSWLIGRGMRPMTARLLSMLIFAVTIIGVVFAANASGLWVAVGAIALAVGAHQAWTANIWSLVMDYTPRHMISTVFGFGGMCAAIGGMFMTQVVGAVLTATHNNYSVLFTLIPAMYFIALIWMYFMAPRRS, from the coding sequence ATGAGCGAGAAGATTCGCAGCGCCCTGGCCGTCGGCAAAACCCGTTGGGGCATGCTGGCGCTGGTGTTCTTCGCCACCACCCTGAACTACATCGACCGCGCTGCGCTGGGCGTGATGCAGCCTATCCTCGCGGCGCAGATGAGCTGGACGGCGATGGATTACGCCAACATCAATTTCTGGTTTCAGGTCGGTTACGCCATCGGTTTTCTGCTGCAGGGGCGTTTTATTGATCGGGTCGGCGTCAAGCGCGCGTTCTTTCTCGCGGTGCTGCTGTGGAGTGTCGCCACCGGCGCCCACGGCCTGGCCACTTCAGCCGCGGGCTTCATGGTCTGCCGGTTCATTCTTGGCCTGACAGAAGCCGCCAATTACCCGGCCTGCGTCAAGGTCACCCGAGTGTGGTTCCCGGCCGGAGAACGCGCCGTGGCCACCGGCATTTTCAACGCCGGCACCAACGTCGGTGCGATGGTCACGCCTGCCTTGCTGCCGCTGATCCTGACGGTGTGGGGCTGGCAGGCGGCATTCATCTGCATGGGCTCGCTGGGGCTGGTCTGGGTCATCACCTGGCGGCTGACGTATTTCAATCCGCAGGAACATCCGACCGCGCGCGCCAGTGAACTGGCCTACATCAACAGCGATGCCGAACCTGAAACGCAGCCTGAAGCAGAAAAAGTATCGCTCTCACGCATCCTGAAAATGCGCGGCACCTGGGCCTTCGCCCTCGCCTACGCCCTCACCGCGCCGGTGTTCTGGTTTTACCTGTACTGGCTGCCGCCGTTTCTGAACCAGCAATACCACCTGGGCATCAGCGTGACGCAGATGGGCATCCCGCTGATGCTGATCTGGCTGACCGCCGACTTCGGCAGTATCGGCGGCGGCATCCTGTCGTCGTGGCTGATCGGCCGGGGCATGCGCCCGATGACCGCGCGCTTGCTGTCGATGCTGATTTTTGCGGTGACGATCATTGGCGTGGTGTTCGCCGCCAATGCCAGCGGTCTGTGGGTTGCCGTAGGGGCGATCGCCCTGGCGGTGGGTGCGCATCAGGCCTGGACCGCAAACATCTGGAGCCTGGTCATGGATTACACGCCCCGGCACATGATCAGCACGGTGTTCGGCTTCGGCGGCATGTGCGCGGCCATTGGCGGCATGTTCATGACGCAGGTCGTCGGCGCCGTCCTGACCGCGACGCACAACAATTACAGCGTGCTGTTCACCCTGATCCCGGCGATGTACTTCATTGCGCTGATCTGGATGTATTTCATGGCGCCGCGCAGGTCATGA
- a CDS encoding DMT family transporter, which yields MSTTSTPLSGVNQPLKGIALILFATFLFSSHDTLSKYLSGIYPIMMVVWVRYVVHTGLMACIFMPSSGLRVLRTKRPGLQALRAVCLLGTSLLFTSGLMFIPIAEATAVNFLAPLLVTALSVPLLKETVSRGQWIAVLVGFSGVLVIVHPGGELFRPAVLLPLGSAFCFACYQLLTRLVAAHDSPTTSNFFAGLFNSLLMSAIVPFFWQSPEWKHIPFMLALGTCGMVAHLMLTQAFRFAAPAMLAPFGYCQIVFAGLWGYIVFNHSPSLVAQAGIAIICLSGLAAAWQQRKKGG from the coding sequence ATGAGCACCACGAGTACGCCGCTCTCCGGCGTCAACCAGCCATTGAAGGGCATCGCACTGATTCTGTTTGCGACCTTTCTGTTTTCCAGTCATGACACGCTGTCCAAATACCTCTCCGGCATCTACCCGATCATGATGGTGGTCTGGGTGCGCTATGTGGTGCACACCGGGCTGATGGCGTGCATTTTCATGCCGTCGTCGGGGCTGCGCGTGCTGCGCACCAAGCGCCCGGGGTTGCAGGCGTTGCGCGCGGTGTGCCTGCTGGGCACGAGCCTGCTGTTCACCAGCGGCTTGATGTTCATCCCGATCGCCGAAGCAACGGCGGTCAACTTCCTCGCGCCGCTGCTGGTCACGGCGCTGTCGGTGCCGCTGCTCAAGGAGACGGTCAGCCGCGGTCAATGGATCGCCGTGCTGGTGGGCTTCAGCGGGGTATTGGTGATTGTCCATCCCGGTGGCGAGCTGTTCCGGCCTGCGGTGTTACTGCCGCTGGGCTCGGCGTTCTGTTTCGCCTGCTACCAGCTGCTGACCCGTCTGGTTGCGGCCCACGACAGCCCGACCACCAGCAACTTTTTCGCCGGGCTGTTCAACAGTCTGTTGATGAGCGCCATCGTGCCGTTCTTCTGGCAGTCGCCGGAGTGGAAGCACATTCCGTTCATGCTGGCGCTGGGCACCTGCGGCATGGTCGCGCACCTGATGCTGACCCAGGCCTTCCGCTTCGCCGCGCCGGCCATGCTGGCGCCGTTCGGTTACTGCCAGATCGTCTTTGCCGGACTGTGGGGCTACATCGTGTTCAATCACTCGCCATCCCTCGTCGCACAAGCGGGCATCGCGATTATCTGCCTCAGCGGCCTGGCGGCGGCGTGGCAACAGCGCAAGAAGGGCGGCTGA
- a CDS encoding LysR family transcriptional regulator: MDRIQEMTLFAAVAEGPSFAAVSRNLNVSTATVTRAVAQLEARLGTLLIVRTTRQLRLTEAGVRFADDCRRLLADLHEAESAAAGIHGTPRGLLTITAPQVFGDLHVTPVLTDYLSQHPQVQIRGLLMDRIAGQLEEGIDVSVRIGELPDSSMTAIQVGTVRRMVCASPAYLSAHGTPQHPRELIERETVSVMITGRSPAWTFRIEGQHQEVKVQSRLSMTSFTASIHAAIDGWGLTQVPSYQIRRHLQTGTLCCVLDEFEVTPMPVYVVYVEGRRGSSKVRSFVDFCVQRLRADLAYSAGPG; this comes from the coding sequence GTGGACCGCATTCAGGAAATGACCCTTTTCGCCGCCGTCGCCGAAGGCCCCAGCTTCGCGGCGGTGTCGCGCAACCTGAACGTGTCCACGGCCACCGTCACCCGGGCCGTCGCGCAGCTGGAGGCGCGGCTCGGCACCTTGCTGATCGTGCGCACCACCCGGCAGTTGCGCCTGACCGAAGCCGGCGTGCGCTTTGCCGACGACTGCCGGCGCTTGCTGGCGGATCTGCACGAGGCCGAAAGCGCTGCCGCCGGCATTCATGGGACGCCACGCGGGTTGCTGACCATTACCGCGCCGCAAGTGTTCGGCGACCTGCACGTCACGCCGGTCCTGACCGACTACCTGAGTCAGCATCCCCAGGTGCAGATTCGTGGGCTGTTGATGGACCGGATTGCCGGGCAGCTGGAGGAAGGCATCGACGTCTCGGTGCGCATCGGCGAGTTGCCCGACTCGTCGATGACTGCCATTCAGGTCGGCACCGTCCGGCGCATGGTCTGCGCCTCCCCCGCTTATCTCTCCGCCCACGGCACGCCCCAGCACCCCCGCGAACTCATTGAGCGCGAGACCGTTTCGGTGATGATCACCGGCCGCAGCCCTGCGTGGACCTTCCGCATCGAAGGCCAGCACCAGGAAGTGAAGGTGCAGTCGCGGCTGTCGATGACGTCGTTCACGGCGTCCATTCATGCCGCGATTGATGGCTGGGGCCTGACCCAGGTGCCGTCCTATCAGATTCGCAGGCACTTGCAGACGGGCACGTTGTGCTGCGTGCTAGATGAATTCGAGGTCACGCCGATGCCGGTTTACGTGGTCTACGTCGAAGGCCGGCGCGGCTCATCCAAAGTGCGCTCGTTCGTTGATTTCTGCGTTCAGCGTTTGCGCGCGGACCTGGCGTACAGCGCCGGGCCGGGCTGA
- a CDS encoding 2-keto-4-pentenoate hydratase, giving the protein MNPSSHPANIAQLIVAAMGAGQKITEIRPEYVPADAASAYALQREILRLRETSVGGWKVGAKSPTGPINGALLPDDGIFASGSQVECVDYPSPILELEIAFRLGREFTPRDEAYSDEEVLGSIKTMGATIEVVSSRFAAWPKIEPLLALGDLLNHGALIIGEFIDYDASFPFVEPALSFTYSDEDIVPGDGANPAGDPRRLLPWLVNHHTQNGLSVTPEMVITTGSYTGMYKTRGPGLAVGEIRGLPAVSVELI; this is encoded by the coding sequence GTGAATCCATCGTCTCACCCAGCGAACATTGCCCAGTTGATCGTTGCCGCCATGGGCGCCGGTCAGAAAATCACCGAAATCCGCCCTGAATACGTGCCCGCCGATGCGGCCAGTGCCTATGCGCTGCAACGCGAGATTCTGCGCCTGCGTGAGACGTCTGTGGGCGGCTGGAAGGTCGGCGCGAAGTCGCCGACCGGGCCAATCAATGGCGCGCTGCTGCCGGACGACGGTATTTTCGCCAGCGGCAGTCAGGTGGAGTGCGTTGACTACCCTTCGCCGATTCTGGAACTGGAGATCGCCTTTCGTCTGGGTCGCGAATTCACCCCCCGCGATGAGGCGTATTCGGACGAGGAAGTGCTGGGCAGCATCAAGACCATGGGCGCGACCATCGAAGTGGTGTCGAGCCGGTTTGCCGCCTGGCCCAAGATCGAGCCGCTGCTGGCCCTGGGCGATCTGCTCAACCATGGGGCGTTGATCATCGGGGAATTTATTGATTACGACGCCAGTTTTCCGTTTGTCGAGCCTGCGCTGAGCTTCACCTATAGCGACGAGGATATCGTGCCGGGGGATGGGGCCAACCCTGCCGGCGACCCGCGCCGTTTGCTGCCGTGGCTGGTCAATCACCACACCCAGAACGGGTTGAGCGTGACGCCGGAGATGGTGATCACCACCGGTTCCTACACCGGGATGTACAAGACCCGCGGGCCGGGTCTGGCGGTTGGCGAGATCCGTGGCCTGCCGGCGGTGTCGGTGGAGTTGATTTAG
- a CDS encoding LysR family transcriptional regulator, which yields MDRYTELRSYVLVATRGSFAAAALVEGVTPVIMGRRLSALEDRLGVKLIHRSTRGLTLTDAGESYLENAKLVLQSFEELDASISENESSVRGHLVVSAPAGFGRQHVAPHAPEFQARFPDLQLSFNLTDNVVDLVREGYDMSIRIGEVLDPNYVAIKLYANKRVVCGSPGYFAEHGFPQVLEDLAQHNCLSFNLQGGQHRGWTFQREGKPVAIKVAGNLYCNDGELLYDWAKRGLGLSWRSTWEIQNEVASGALVTVLDEFALPSYDIQGVYPQQHYLPAKVRFFIAFLKEVYNRPGYWRQG from the coding sequence ATGGATCGCTACACGGAGTTACGCAGCTACGTGCTCGTTGCCACCCGTGGCAGTTTTGCCGCCGCGGCGCTGGTGGAGGGGGTGACGCCGGTGATCATGGGTCGGCGACTGAGCGCGCTGGAGGATCGTCTGGGCGTGAAGCTGATTCATCGCTCGACACGGGGCCTGACCTTGACCGATGCCGGCGAGTCGTATCTGGAGAACGCCAAGCTGGTGCTGCAGTCGTTCGAGGAGCTGGACGCCAGCATCAGCGAGAACGAAAGCAGCGTGCGCGGGCACCTGGTGGTCTCGGCGCCGGCAGGTTTTGGCCGTCAGCACGTGGCGCCCCACGCGCCGGAATTTCAGGCGCGGTTCCCGGATTTGCAGCTGTCGTTCAACCTGACCGACAACGTGGTGGATCTGGTGCGTGAGGGTTATGACATGAGCATCCGCATCGGCGAGGTGCTCGACCCCAACTACGTCGCCATCAAGCTGTACGCCAACAAACGCGTGGTCTGTGGCTCGCCGGGGTATTTCGCCGAGCATGGATTTCCCCAGGTGCTTGAGGATCTGGCGCAGCACAATTGCCTGTCGTTCAACCTGCAGGGCGGGCAGCATCGCGGCTGGACGTTCCAGCGCGAGGGCAAGCCGGTGGCGATTAAGGTCGCGGGCAATCTGTACTGTAACGATGGCGAGCTGTTGTATGACTGGGCCAAGCGCGGGCTGGGCCTGAGCTGGCGCTCGACCTGGGAGATTCAGAACGAGGTCGCAAGCGGCGCGCTGGTCACCGTGCTGGACGAATTCGCCTTGCCCAGTTACGACATCCAGGGCGTGTACCCGCAACAGCATTACCTGCCGGCGAAAGTGCGATTTTTTATCGCGTTTCTGAAAGAGGTATACAACAGGCCGGGGTATTGGCGGCAGGGGTAA
- the gcl gene encoding glyoxylate carboligase codes for MTVMRAIEAAVLVMRREGVDTAFGIPGAAINPLYAAFKTLGGIDHVLARHVEGASHMAEGYTRAIAGNIGVCIGTSGPAGTDMITGLYSASADSIPILCITGQAPRARMHKEDFQAVDIASIAAPVAKWATTVMEPGQVPYVFQKAFQLMRSGRPGPVLIDLPFDVQMAEIEFDIDTYEPLPVVKPQASRKQIEKALAMLNASERPLIVAGGGIINADASDALVEFAELTGIPVIPTLMGWGTIPDDHPQMAGMVGLQTSHRYGNATMLASDLVLGIGNRWANRHTGTVSVYSEGRTFIHVDIEPTQIGRVLTPDLGIVSDAGAALAMFIEVAREWRTAGKLKNRSQWLASCQERKRTLLRKTHYENIPVKPQRVYEEMNHYFGKDTCYISTIGLSQIAGAQFLHVYKPRHWINCGQAGPLGWTIPAALGVVKADPNRQVVALSGDYDFQFMIEELAVGAQFKLPYIHVVVNNSYLGLIRQAQRNFDMDYCVQLGFDNINAPELEGYGVDHVAVAEGLGCKAIRVLYPAHLQAAFAEATRLMQQHRVPVVVEIILERVTNIAMGTEINAINEFESLAETRADAPTAVSLLD; via the coding sequence ATGACCGTCATGAGAGCCATCGAAGCCGCCGTTCTGGTGATGCGTCGCGAAGGCGTCGACACCGCCTTCGGTATTCCGGGCGCCGCGATCAACCCGCTGTACGCCGCCTTCAAGACACTCGGCGGCATTGACCACGTGCTGGCGCGCCATGTGGAAGGCGCTTCGCACATGGCCGAGGGTTACACCCGCGCCATCGCCGGCAACATCGGTGTGTGCATCGGCACCTCGGGCCCGGCCGGCACCGACATGATCACCGGTCTGTATTCAGCCTCCGCCGACTCGATTCCAATTCTGTGCATCACCGGTCAGGCGCCCCGTGCGCGGATGCACAAGGAAGACTTCCAGGCCGTGGACATCGCCAGCATTGCCGCGCCGGTCGCGAAGTGGGCCACCACGGTCATGGAACCCGGCCAGGTGCCCTATGTGTTCCAGAAAGCCTTCCAGTTGATGCGCAGCGGTCGACCCGGCCCGGTATTGATCGACCTGCCGTTCGACGTGCAGATGGCCGAGATCGAATTCGACATCGACACCTACGAACCGCTGCCGGTGGTCAAACCCCAGGCCAGCCGCAAGCAGATCGAAAAAGCGCTGGCGATGCTCAACGCTTCGGAGCGTCCGCTGATCGTCGCCGGCGGCGGCATCATCAACGCCGATGCGTCGGACGCGCTGGTGGAGTTCGCCGAGCTGACCGGCATTCCGGTGATCCCGACGCTGATGGGCTGGGGCACGATCCCCGATGATCACCCGCAGATGGCCGGCATGGTCGGGCTGCAGACTTCCCACCGTTACGGCAACGCGACGATGCTGGCGTCCGATCTGGTGCTCGGCATCGGCAATCGCTGGGCCAACCGCCACACCGGCACCGTGTCGGTGTACAGCGAAGGCCGCACGTTCATCCACGTTGACATCGAGCCCACGCAGATCGGCCGTGTGCTGACGCCCGACCTGGGCATCGTTTCCGACGCAGGCGCCGCGCTGGCGATGTTCATCGAAGTGGCCCGCGAGTGGCGCACCGCCGGCAAGCTGAAGAACCGCAGCCAATGGCTTGCGAGTTGCCAGGAACGCAAGCGCACGCTGCTGCGCAAGACCCATTACGAGAACATCCCGGTCAAGCCGCAGCGGGTGTACGAGGAGATGAATCATTACTTCGGCAAGGACACCTGCTACATCAGCACCATCGGCCTGTCGCAGATCGCCGGCGCGCAATTCCTCCACGTCTACAAGCCGCGTCACTGGATCAACTGCGGTCAGGCCGGGCCACTGGGCTGGACCATTCCGGCGGCGCTGGGCGTGGTCAAGGCCGATCCGAATCGCCAGGTCGTGGCGCTGTCGGGGGATTACGACTTTCAGTTCATGATCGAAGAACTGGCCGTCGGTGCGCAGTTCAAGCTGCCGTACATCCACGTGGTGGTGAACAACTCCTACCTGGGCCTCATCCGTCAGGCCCAGCGCAACTTCGACATGGATTACTGCGTGCAGCTGGGGTTCGACAACATCAACGCGCCTGAGCTGGAAGGCTATGGCGTCGATCACGTCGCGGTGGCCGAAGGCCTTGGCTGCAAGGCAATCCGCGTGCTTTACCCGGCGCACCTGCAGGCCGCCTTCGCCGAAGCCACCCGTTTGATGCAGCAGCACCGCGTGCCGGTGGTGGTGGAGATCATCCTCGAGCGCGTCACCAACATTGCGATGGGCACCGAGATCAACGCCATCAACGAATTCGAGTCCCTGGCCGAAACCCGCGCCGACGCCCCCACCGCCGTCAGCCTGCTGGACTGA
- the hyi gene encoding hydroxypyruvate isomerase — protein MPRLCANLSMLFTELEFLQRFEAAADAGFSGVEYLFPYDFSSAQIKAELERNRLTQVLFNLPAGDWGKGERGIACHPDRVEEFYAGVDLAIGYAKVLGNTQINCLAGIKPQGFDDALIEKTFVDNLKYAADRLQAQGIDLVMEMINTLDIPGFYLNTTAQALAIREKVGSPNLSLQYDIYHMQIMEGDLARTLENHLPAIRHVQLADNPGRHEPGTGEINYGFLFKHLDRLGYRGWIGCEYKPLTTTEAGLGWLKEHNLI, from the coding sequence ATGCCACGTTTATGCGCCAACCTGTCGATGCTGTTCACTGAGCTGGAGTTTCTGCAACGCTTCGAAGCCGCCGCCGACGCCGGGTTCAGCGGCGTCGAGTACCTGTTTCCCTATGACTTCAGTTCCGCCCAGATCAAGGCCGAGCTGGAGCGCAACCGGCTGACCCAAGTGCTGTTCAACCTGCCGGCAGGCGACTGGGGCAAGGGTGAGCGCGGCATCGCCTGTCACCCCGATCGGGTTGAGGAGTTCTATGCCGGCGTCGACCTGGCCATCGGCTACGCCAAGGTCTTGGGCAACACCCAGATCAACTGCCTGGCGGGGATCAAGCCCCAGGGGTTCGACGACGCGCTGATCGAAAAGACCTTCGTCGACAACCTCAAGTACGCCGCCGACCGCCTGCAAGCCCAGGGCATTGATCTGGTCATGGAAATGATCAACACCCTGGACATTCCGGGGTTCTACCTGAACACCACCGCCCAGGCCCTGGCGATTCGTGAAAAGGTCGGCAGCCCCAACCTGTCGCTGCAATACGACATCTACCACATGCAAATCATGGAAGGCGACCTGGCCCGCACCCTCGAAAACCACTTGCCGGCGATCCGTCACGTGCAACTGGCCGACAACCCCGGCCGGCATGAACCCGGTACTGGGGAAATCAACTACGGCTTTCTGTTCAAGCACCTGGACCGGCTGGGTTATCGCGGCTGGATCGGCTGTGAATACAAGCCGTTGACCACGACCGAAGCGGGGCTGGGGTGGCTGAAAGAGCACAACCTGATCTGA
- a CDS encoding 2-hydroxy-3-oxopropionate reductase — protein sequence MANIGFIGTGIMGLPMAENLQKAGHQLILSRHFVAPPASLVDGGAMVLANPREVAQEAEFIIVMLPDTPQVNDVLFGENGLSEGVDARNVVIDMSSISPSATKAFAEKINATGAQYLDAPVSGGEVGAKAATLSIMVGGEQATFERALPLFQTMGKNITLVGGNGDGQTAKVANQIIVALNIQAVAEALLFASKNGADPAKVREALMGGFASSKILEVHGERMIKGTFNPGFRIALHQKDLNLALEGARELGLNLPNTANAQQVFSTCAALGGSGWDHSGLIKGLEHMANFSIRGDHRPD from the coding sequence ATGGCTAACATCGGCTTTATCGGCACCGGCATCATGGGCCTGCCCATGGCAGAAAACCTGCAGAAAGCAGGTCATCAGTTGATCCTTTCCCGGCATTTCGTTGCTCCGCCCGCGTCACTGGTGGACGGCGGCGCGATGGTGCTGGCCAACCCGCGAGAAGTGGCGCAAGAGGCGGAATTCATCATCGTCATGCTGCCGGACACGCCGCAGGTCAACGACGTGCTGTTCGGCGAAAACGGTCTGAGCGAGGGCGTCGATGCCCGCAACGTGGTCATCGACATGAGCTCGATTTCCCCTTCGGCGACCAAAGCGTTCGCCGAGAAAATCAACGCCACCGGCGCGCAATACCTCGACGCGCCGGTCTCGGGCGGCGAAGTCGGCGCCAAGGCCGCCACGCTGAGCATCATGGTCGGCGGCGAGCAGGCGACATTCGAACGCGCCCTGCCCCTGTTCCAGACCATGGGCAAAAACATCACCCTGGTCGGCGGCAATGGTGACGGCCAGACGGCCAAGGTCGCCAACCAGATCATCGTCGCGCTGAACATTCAGGCAGTGGCTGAAGCCCTGCTGTTTGCGTCGAAAAACGGCGCCGACCCGGCCAAAGTCCGCGAAGCGCTGATGGGTGGCTTTGCCTCGTCGAAGATTCTCGAAGTGCATGGCGAGCGAATGATCAAAGGGACGTTCAACCCGGGCTTCAGGATCGCGCTGCATCAGAAGGATTTGAACCTCGCCCTTGAAGGCGCCCGGGAGTTGGGGCTGAATCTGCCCAACACCGCCAACGCCCAGCAAGTGTTCAGCACCTGTGCGGCATTGGGCGGCAGCGGCTGGGATCATTCGGGGTTGATCAAGGGCCTGGAGCACATGGCGAATTTTTCGATTCGCGGGGATCACAGGCCTGACTGA